The Thermoflavifilum sp. genome contains a region encoding:
- a CDS encoding RagB/SusD family nutrient uptake outer membrane protein — MKPTRSYIKIILLVTLLFSFQACTNLSQHVYSVTPIQNFYQTPDQIAAGLAPAYQALTAIAGNPSNVFNLQEVSSDEVIVPTRGADWYDNAQWQQLWLHTWPTGHNVVNGAWGDIYNGIGKINFILSVVNGLPNKPATIGEINAELKVLRAYFYYLAMDLFGNVPLVTDFNTNPNTVTNSARKDVFNFIESEIKANIDSLPTNVDASTYGRVTKWMAFALLAKIYLNAQVYTGTPRWTDCIAACDSIINSGKYSLLPNYFDNFAVNNSDLVGSGNENIFVVPFDKANIGGDNMEMATLHYQSNKTFGLSGSPWNGFSSTADYYAQFDTSSTYTTQGNEILRTYKDQRTGQFLIGQQYAIPYNYPPSTYVYWADPSLALKDAQTGLTLKFSPYVLQLSNPADSFRLAGLRNIKYFPEAGTAGSQSNDVVLFRYADILLMKAECEVRLGTNLLDALTLVNKIRERAYGNNLHDWTLLDLTLDNILAERARELAWEGYRRQDLIRFEVASGTPYFSGARTPAKPADPADHHLYIYPIPAQQITANPNLKQNPGY, encoded by the coding sequence ATGAAACCGACACGCTCATATATTAAAATTATCTTGCTGGTAACACTATTATTTTCCTTTCAGGCATGCACGAATTTGAGCCAGCATGTATATAGTGTTACACCTATTCAAAATTTTTATCAAACTCCTGATCAAATAGCAGCTGGACTTGCTCCTGCATATCAGGCATTAACGGCCATTGCTGGTAATCCCAGTAATGTATTTAACTTACAGGAAGTATCGAGCGATGAAGTCATTGTGCCTACCCGTGGAGCAGACTGGTATGATAATGCCCAATGGCAGCAGCTCTGGTTACATACCTGGCCCACAGGACACAATGTAGTAAACGGTGCCTGGGGGGACATTTATAATGGGATAGGGAAAATTAATTTTATTTTGAGTGTTGTAAATGGCCTTCCCAATAAACCAGCTACTATAGGAGAAATCAATGCTGAACTAAAAGTATTACGTGCTTATTTTTATTATCTGGCGATGGACCTTTTTGGAAATGTGCCACTGGTAACAGATTTTAATACCAACCCGAATACCGTAACCAATAGTGCAAGAAAAGATGTCTTTAATTTCATTGAATCTGAAATCAAGGCCAATATTGATTCACTGCCTACTAATGTAGATGCAAGTACATATGGGAGGGTGACTAAATGGATGGCATTTGCCTTACTTGCAAAGATTTATTTGAATGCACAGGTTTATACCGGCACACCGAGATGGACGGATTGTATTGCAGCCTGTGACTCTATTATTAACTCGGGTAAATACAGTTTATTACCTAATTATTTTGACAACTTTGCGGTGAATAACAGTGACCTGGTGGGTTCGGGCAATGAAAATATTTTTGTCGTTCCTTTCGATAAAGCCAATATTGGAGGGGATAACATGGAAATGGCCACGCTTCACTACCAGAGCAATAAAACCTTTGGCCTTTCGGGCAGCCCCTGGAACGGATTCTCCAGTACGGCTGATTATTACGCACAATTTGATACTTCTTCTACCTATACCACACAGGGGAATGAAATTTTGAGAACTTATAAAGATCAAAGAACCGGTCAATTTTTGATTGGACAACAATATGCTATTCCTTATAACTATCCTCCCAGTACCTATGTGTACTGGGCCGATCCATCGTTAGCACTGAAAGACGCCCAGACGGGATTGACGCTTAAATTTTCACCCTATGTGTTGCAATTATCCAATCCAGCAGATAGCTTCAGGCTTGCTGGATTGCGCAATATCAAATACTTTCCTGAAGCCGGTACGGCGGGTAGCCAGAGCAACGACGTGGTGCTGTTTCGTTATGCTGATATCCTTTTAATGAAAGCTGAATGTGAAGTGCGCTTAGGTACGAATCTACTTGATGCATTAACACTTGTAAATAAGATCAGAGAACGTGCATACGGAAATAATTTGCATGATTGGACATTGCTGGATTTGACCCTGGATAATATTCTTGCAGAACGTGCCCGCGAACTGGCCTGGGAAGGCTATCGCCGGCAGGATTTAATTCGCTTTGAAGTAGCCTCTGGCACGCCTTATTTCAGCGGCGCACGTACACCCGCAAAACCAGCTGATCCTGCAGATCATCACCTCTATATATATCCCATACCTGCACAACAGATTACAGCGAACCCCAATCTCAAACAAAACCCGGGATATTAA
- a CDS encoding NUDIX domain-containing protein, whose translation MQSHATFPIKNINTHLTEIKDYFKIAVSVDCVIFGFDGNVLKVLLIKSDLAQYKNKWSLLGDIVRPDEELDNAAYRVLRERTGLDNVYMEQVHTFGALNRHPAGRVITVAYYSLVNIHHVQLKVSDFGLHWHAVKDIKQMAFDHKLILDTCVKRLQDRIIEHPVGFNLLPKKFSLRELQNLYEAILGVKFDRRNFRKKFLSLGLIEDVNEVENDVKHRPAKLYRFNEKALLLKNTRFVHVNGNG comes from the coding sequence ATGCAAAGCCACGCTACCTTTCCCATTAAGAATATCAACACGCATCTCACCGAGATCAAAGATTATTTCAAAATAGCCGTATCGGTGGATTGCGTCATATTTGGCTTTGATGGCAATGTGTTGAAAGTGTTGCTGATCAAGTCTGACCTGGCACAATATAAAAATAAGTGGTCGTTGCTGGGCGATATCGTTCGACCCGATGAAGAGCTGGATAATGCGGCCTACAGAGTGTTGCGAGAGCGCACGGGGCTGGATAATGTGTACATGGAACAGGTACATACCTTTGGGGCATTGAACCGCCATCCCGCGGGTCGTGTGATCACCGTGGCTTATTATTCGTTGGTCAATATTCATCATGTGCAACTCAAAGTGAGTGATTTTGGACTGCACTGGCATGCGGTAAAAGACATCAAACAAATGGCTTTTGATCACAAACTCATTCTGGATACCTGCGTCAAACGCCTTCAGGATCGCATTATCGAGCATCCGGTGGGATTTAATCTGTTGCCCAAGAAATTTTCTCTCCGTGAATTACAGAATCTTTATGAAGCCATTCTCGGAGTGAAATTCGATCGCCGGAACTTTCGCAAGAAATTCCTTTCACTGGGATTGATTGAAGATGTGAATGAAGTGGAAAACGATGTGAAACATCGTCCTGCCAAGCTTTATCGATTCAATGAAAAAGCCCTTCTCCTTAAAAACACCCGCTTCGTGCATGTAAATGGGAATGGATAA
- a CDS encoding amidohydrolase has protein sequence MLSCHTHRRSADLIVHHATIYTVDDDFHITQAMAIKSGKILAVGTDAQILRDYSAPEEVDLQGKYVYPGFIDAHAHFYAYALSLLSVDLTGARSWEDVLKRVQAFAATHPEGWIVGRGWDQNQWPGRQFPDRAALDRLFPDRPVLLTRVDGHAAIANGEALRRAGVKPGQTLQGGLFVTQHGRLTGVLIDRAVEEVARLIPSLDDSTRRKALQEAEQRCFAVGLTTVADCGLPKSTIDFLDSLQRRGELQMRIYAMAADDPENYAYYLKHGPYQTDRMHVCAFKLYADGALGSRGACLLQPYSDQPGWYGFLLKDRAYFDSIAHLLVNSPFQMCTHAIGDSANRVMLQIYASVLKPGNDRRWRIEHAQVVHPDDIGLFGKYAIVPSVQPTHATSDMYWAGERLGKQRLRYAYAFQDLLRQNGWIPLGTDFPVEDIDPRKTFYAAVFRQDSTGYPAGGFQSENALTREQALRGMTIWAARAQFEEKEKGSLEPGKWADFVVMEKDLMQIPALDILHNNILATYLAGKRVYPPGSE, from the coding sequence ATGCTCAGCTGTCATACCCATCGTCGGTCAGCAGATCTGATCGTGCATCATGCCACTATTTACACTGTGGATGATGATTTCCATATAACCCAGGCCATGGCGATCAAGTCGGGTAAGATTCTCGCTGTGGGCACTGATGCACAAATCCTGCGCGATTATTCCGCTCCAGAAGAAGTTGACCTGCAGGGCAAATACGTGTATCCAGGCTTTATCGACGCGCATGCCCATTTCTATGCATACGCCCTATCGTTATTATCGGTGGATTTAACCGGAGCCCGGAGCTGGGAAGATGTGCTGAAGCGTGTACAGGCATTTGCTGCCACTCACCCGGAAGGATGGATTGTGGGGCGTGGTTGGGATCAAAATCAATGGCCTGGCCGGCAGTTTCCCGATCGGGCAGCGCTGGATCGCCTGTTTCCCGATCGGCCGGTGTTGCTCACGCGGGTTGATGGCCATGCAGCCATTGCGAATGGGGAGGCGCTGAGGCGGGCAGGCGTCAAACCCGGCCAAACCCTTCAGGGGGGCTTGTTTGTGACACAACATGGACGCCTGACAGGGGTATTAATCGACCGGGCGGTGGAAGAAGTGGCTCGACTGATTCCTTCACTCGATGACAGCACCAGGCGAAAGGCTTTGCAGGAAGCCGAGCAACGCTGTTTCGCCGTGGGCCTCACCACGGTAGCCGACTGTGGTCTGCCCAAAAGCACGATTGATTTTCTGGACAGCCTGCAACGACGCGGGGAACTGCAAATGCGTATCTATGCGATGGCAGCCGATGATCCGGAAAACTATGCCTATTACCTCAAGCACGGTCCCTATCAAACAGACCGGATGCATGTCTGCGCTTTTAAGCTCTATGCCGATGGAGCCCTGGGTTCACGTGGGGCATGCCTGCTGCAACCTTATAGCGACCAGCCCGGATGGTATGGTTTTTTATTGAAAGATCGAGCCTATTTCGACAGCATTGCCCATCTGCTGGTGAACAGTCCTTTTCAAATGTGTACCCATGCCATTGGCGATTCAGCCAACCGCGTGATGTTGCAGATCTATGCTTCGGTGCTCAAGCCCGGCAACGACCGCCGCTGGCGCATTGAACATGCGCAGGTGGTGCATCCCGATGATATCGGGTTATTCGGAAAATATGCTATTGTACCCTCCGTGCAACCCACCCACGCCACATCCGACATGTACTGGGCCGGAGAAAGATTGGGCAAGCAGCGGCTGCGCTATGCCTATGCCTTTCAGGATTTGCTTCGGCAGAACGGCTGGATTCCGCTGGGCACCGATTTCCCGGTGGAAGATATCGATCCGCGGAAAACCTTTTATGCAGCGGTATTCCGGCAGGATAGCACCGGTTATCCAGCCGGCGGCTTTCAATCTGAAAATGCTCTGACACGTGAACAGGCCCTCCGGGGTATGACCATCTGGGCCGCCCGCGCGCAATTTGAAGAAAAGGAAAAAGGTAGCCTGGAGCCGGGTAAATGGGCTGATTTTGTAGTGATGGAAAAAGATTTGATGCAAATTCCTGCGCTGGACATCTTGCATAACAACATCCTGGCCACCTATCTGGCCGGTAAACGTGTATATCCGCCGGGAAGCGAATAA
- a CDS encoding TonB-dependent receptor, translated as MMHSRTLFRPIVALLFFLCVSPSVFAQTRTISGRVVDAQSGQPMAGVTVRVKEVSGVGTTTNAQGQYQLAVPAEARTLIFSFVGYQNQEQPITGNEINVSLQPGEALQEVVVVGYGTQRAQDVSAAISSISNKDFNKGIVTNPMQQIQGKVAGLVITQPGGDPNQNVIIRLRGQTSITGGQTPLIVVDGVPLDDPSQIANIPPGDIESYDVLKDASATAIYGSRGANGVIIINTKKGKAGQTRVTYNGYVGLDWQAKYYDLLNANEWRTATQQLGIYQQSLDKGANTNWQKAITQTAFSHAHNLMISGGTDKFTYSAAGNYINQQGIVINSGKNEIGLRFNAQQKALNDKLTLNYGLLSTRTNRKYVDYSIFTYVFSTPPTYPVYNPDGSYFGFFDFEQQNPVAQQMLQLNRGSENLNIYSAGADYELFTGFKVGLLGSLSYFNKQTDFFQPTLPGVGNINNGAKYSENRNSKKGNIHIEYTHTWNNVHNFDFTGVYEYNNFLYDNFRAAGQQYLVEDNQDNALQNGNTAFNQISSYKEEYTLISFLGRVTYNYRGKYYIDASFRRDGSSKFGVNNRWGNFPAVSAAWRISEEGFMRNVSWINDLKIKIGYGVTGNQDAITPYATQLLVGSIGRYYNPVNPAYAYPQSYAPTQNANPDLKWEERHGFNVGLNFSLFNDRLGGDVNVFNDKTKNLLYYYTVPVPPFYVNTILANVGSLTNKGVEISLNGTIIKGNKFNWTANGQITFIKTRVTSLSGTYAGYKLSTDNIPGGYAEGRGLSSNPITYLKVGYSPYVFYLPHWEGVDANGNQLFDSAGVKIPNYGNATFRYIDPAPKFNYGLGSTLSYGNWSLNFFFRGVYGQKIFNNTLLDVEFVKRLPGNNVTKEALTNGIKDAAVASDHWLENASYLRLDNVSLSYSFKQVKGIGSIDLYVTANNVFVITPYRGLDPEIRNADTNEAYIDANYGSDGYYPRTRSIVFGVNVSFK; from the coding sequence ATGATGCACAGTCGTACGCTTTTCAGGCCCATCGTGGCTTTGCTCTTTTTTCTCTGTGTTTCTCCCTCCGTTTTTGCCCAGACACGCACCATCAGTGGTCGTGTGGTGGATGCGCAATCGGGTCAACCCATGGCGGGTGTAACGGTTCGTGTTAAAGAAGTATCAGGCGTGGGCACCACCACAAATGCGCAGGGCCAATATCAACTCGCTGTTCCTGCAGAAGCCAGGACCCTGATTTTTTCCTTTGTGGGTTATCAAAATCAAGAACAACCTATAACAGGAAATGAAATCAATGTTTCACTCCAGCCCGGCGAAGCGCTTCAGGAAGTAGTGGTGGTTGGTTATGGTACCCAGCGTGCTCAGGATGTGAGCGCAGCCATCAGCAGCATCTCCAACAAAGATTTCAACAAAGGCATTGTTACCAACCCGATGCAGCAAATCCAGGGTAAGGTGGCCGGTCTGGTGATTACCCAGCCTGGCGGAGACCCGAATCAGAACGTGATTATTCGCTTACGGGGTCAAACCTCGATTACCGGTGGACAGACGCCCTTGATTGTGGTGGATGGCGTGCCGCTCGATGATCCTTCACAAATTGCCAATATTCCTCCCGGCGATATCGAGTCTTATGATGTGTTGAAGGATGCATCGGCAACGGCTATTTATGGGTCGCGGGGTGCAAATGGTGTAATTATCATCAACACCAAGAAAGGAAAAGCGGGCCAGACACGCGTCACATATAATGGTTATGTAGGGCTCGACTGGCAGGCGAAATATTACGATCTGCTTAATGCGAATGAATGGAGAACAGCCACCCAACAATTAGGCATTTATCAGCAAAGTCTTGACAAAGGAGCAAATACCAACTGGCAGAAAGCCATTACCCAGACGGCTTTCAGCCATGCGCATAATTTAATGATCAGTGGAGGTACGGATAAGTTTACCTATTCAGCTGCAGGTAACTACATCAATCAGCAGGGCATTGTAATTAACTCCGGAAAAAATGAAATAGGCCTTCGGTTCAATGCGCAGCAAAAAGCATTGAATGATAAACTCACCTTGAATTATGGACTGCTTTCTACAAGAACGAACAGAAAATATGTGGACTACAGCATATTTACATACGTATTTTCCACGCCTCCCACATACCCGGTTTATAATCCGGATGGCAGCTATTTCGGATTCTTTGATTTTGAACAACAGAATCCTGTTGCCCAGCAGATGTTGCAATTGAATCGGGGTTCAGAAAATTTGAATATTTACAGTGCCGGAGCCGATTATGAATTATTCACCGGATTTAAAGTCGGTTTACTGGGTTCTTTATCGTATTTCAATAAACAAACAGATTTCTTCCAGCCAACACTGCCTGGAGTGGGAAACATAAATAATGGCGCGAAATACAGCGAAAACAGGAATTCGAAAAAAGGAAATATTCATATCGAATACACCCATACCTGGAATAATGTGCATAATTTTGATTTTACGGGTGTATATGAATACAACAATTTCCTATACGATAACTTTCGGGCAGCTGGACAGCAATATCTTGTAGAAGATAATCAGGATAATGCTTTACAGAATGGGAACACAGCATTCAATCAAATCTCTTCCTACAAAGAAGAATACACCTTAATCTCCTTTCTCGGTCGTGTTACCTATAATTATAGAGGAAAGTATTATATCGATGCCAGTTTCCGGCGCGACGGTTCCTCCAAGTTTGGTGTTAATAATCGGTGGGGTAACTTTCCTGCTGTTTCTGCCGCCTGGAGAATCAGTGAAGAAGGATTTATGCGGAATGTATCCTGGATCAATGATTTGAAAATTAAAATTGGATATGGAGTAACCGGTAATCAGGATGCTATTACACCTTATGCAACCCAACTGCTGGTGGGAAGCATTGGCAGGTATTACAATCCGGTTAATCCGGCTTATGCCTATCCCCAATCTTACGCTCCTACACAGAATGCCAATCCAGACCTGAAATGGGAAGAACGGCACGGTTTCAACGTAGGATTGAATTTTTCTTTATTTAACGATCGTTTGGGTGGTGATGTAAATGTATTCAATGATAAAACCAAAAACTTGTTGTATTACTACACTGTGCCGGTGCCGCCATTTTATGTGAATACCATTCTGGCTAATGTAGGTAGCTTAACCAATAAAGGTGTGGAAATTTCTTTAAATGGAACGATAATAAAAGGAAATAAATTTAACTGGACTGCCAACGGACAGATTACCTTCATCAAAACTCGTGTGACAAGTCTTTCTGGTACATATGCCGGATACAAATTGTCCACGGATAACATTCCCGGCGGATATGCAGAAGGCCGTGGACTGAGCAGTAATCCAATTACTTATTTGAAGGTGGGTTATTCGCCCTATGTATTTTATCTGCCCCACTGGGAAGGCGTAGATGCCAATGGCAATCAGTTATTTGATTCTGCTGGAGTGAAGATTCCAAACTATGGGAATGCTACTTTCCGATATATTGATCCTGCGCCGAAATTTAATTATGGTTTAGGAAGCACCCTTAGCTATGGTAACTGGAGTTTAAACTTCTTCTTCAGAGGGGTATATGGCCAGAAGATCTTCAACAATACCTTGCTGGATGTAGAATTTGTCAAACGCTTACCCGGGAATAACGTAACGAAAGAGGCATTGACAAATGGAATTAAAGATGCAGCTGTAGCTTCGGATCACTGGCTGGAAAATGCTTCTTACCTCAGGCTGGATAATGTATCTCTGTCTTATTCCTTCAAGCAGGTGAAAGGCATTGGAAGCATTGACCTGTATGTTACGGCCAATAATGTATTTGTCATCACTCCTTATCGAGGTTTGGACCCTGAAATACGGAATGCCGATACCAACGAGGCTTACATAGATGCGAATTATGGTAGTGATGGATATTACCCAAGAACGCGTTCTATCGTGTTTGGCGTTAATGTTTCATTTAAATAA